In Bacteroidota bacterium, a single window of DNA contains:
- a CDS encoding glycosyltransferase family 9 protein → MTQGIGDVVCSTVIIAGLRRAYPGCSITGILKSETEARIFGGETVLDGTIFFDPNRPQNLAQKIQFVWKIIRSRFDLFIVPTDLDAIKSPFLALISGASRRVGERSTLASRLYSRTVPREVTEHKVLSNRRIAEAAGGEKEMRPSVYFSDDDRDFVQTFFREHGVVQRRGPIVIIHPGSGPVEKHKRWNRDGFALAADRLISENNATVILVGGKDEAVLCDEIVGKIPGGAISVAGKFELRQTAALFHAATVALGSDSGMMHVAAAAGAPTVVIFGPTDPARTAPFHASKILWKKIHCSPCYPALPLGCGNTVCLEGITADEVVEAVRTVMSASLQRLAGS, encoded by the coding sequence ATGACACAGGGCATCGGGGACGTCGTCTGTTCCACGGTCATCATTGCTGGATTGCGGCGAGCGTATCCAGGCTGCTCGATTACCGGGATCCTGAAGAGCGAAACCGAGGCGCGGATTTTCGGCGGGGAAACAGTCCTCGACGGCACGATCTTTTTTGACCCGAACAGGCCGCAAAACCTCGCTCAAAAGATTCAATTTGTCTGGAAGATAATCCGATCGCGTTTCGATCTGTTTATCGTTCCGACAGATCTTGATGCCATAAAATCGCCTTTCCTGGCCTTGATCTCAGGAGCTTCGCGCCGGGTGGGAGAGCGTTCCACCCTGGCGAGCAGATTGTACAGCCGAACCGTACCTCGGGAGGTCACGGAACATAAAGTATTGAGCAACCGCCGGATTGCTGAAGCAGCTGGGGGAGAGAAGGAAATGAGGCCGAGCGTCTATTTTTCCGATGACGACCGGGATTTCGTTCAGACCTTTTTCAGGGAACACGGAGTGGTACAACGCAGAGGGCCGATAGTGATAATCCATCCGGGATCTGGTCCGGTCGAAAAGCACAAGAGATGGAATCGCGATGGGTTCGCTCTTGCGGCAGACCGCCTCATATCCGAGAACAACGCAACGGTCATTCTTGTCGGAGGCAAAGATGAAGCCGTACTGTGTGACGAGATCGTTGGGAAAATTCCCGGAGGGGCAATATCGGTCGCCGGCAAATTTGAATTGAGGCAGACCGCGGCGCTCTTCCACGCTGCCACGGTTGCGTTGGGATCGGACAGCGGAATGATGCACGTTGCGGCCGCCGCCGGTGCGCCTACCGTAGTTATTTTTGGACCGACGGATCCCGCAAGGACAGCGCCCTTTCATGCCTCAAAGATCCTGTGGAAGAAAATACACTGCAGCCCCTGTTATCCGGCTCTGCCGCTGGGATGCGGGAATACCGTGTGCCTCGAGGGAATCACCGCTGACGAAGTCGTTGAAGCAGTCCGGACAGTTATGTCCGCATCCCTACAGCGATTGGCGGGAAGTTGA
- the asnB gene encoding asparagine synthase (glutamine-hydrolyzing), producing MCGIVGSVSRNFHFTEKHVDILSHRGPDDSGYFLDNDVMLGHRRLSIIDTSANGHQPMFSRDGRIALIFNGEIYNYQAIKKELISKGYVFRSHSDSEVLIYGYMEYGRTLVNHLNGIFAFAIYDKNAGTVFIARDQLGVKPLYYYNRENIFAFASELKIFKAIPGFDRSLDVHALSYYLQALYGPGEVTPFQHVKKLLPGHYLIYDVHRHTLAVTRYYDVSFHVEQDTVSEKEWIDRLDSALQKAVERQLMSDVPLGYFLSGGLDSSLVVAMAKKLLPQSSLTCFTIATGPEMKKEGFADDEYYAQIVAKALGVKLEIIPAHVDMLAQFDKMIWHLDEPQADPAPISVNNICDGAVQKGIKVLLSGAGGDDVFTGYRRHQALNLEKYIAMIPGFAARQIQSAAKRLNSSSPLGRRIQKIAHDISLTKDERLAGYFMWLDDRNITSLYREEQRAELLRRKMPREYWMDLLRSLPASTDDINKMLYLELRTFLPDHNLNYFDKMGMASSVEIRVPFLDMELIDLAGKMPPHLKMGGNVTKYLLRKVGERYLPKEVVYRPKTGFGAPVRQWIKSSMKPMIAERLSGASLDRSGIFDSKNVQHLIRLNLEGKVDAAYTIWALLSIDSWMTQFRDT from the coding sequence ATGTGCGGTATTGTAGGCAGTGTCAGCAGGAATTTCCATTTTACCGAAAAGCATGTAGACATCCTGTCTCATCGCGGCCCCGACGATTCCGGATATTTCCTTGATAACGATGTGATGCTTGGTCATCGACGGTTGTCGATCATTGATACCAGCGCGAACGGACATCAGCCGATGTTTTCCCGCGATGGCAGGATCGCCCTCATATTCAACGGAGAGATCTATAATTATCAGGCCATCAAAAAGGAATTGATTTCAAAAGGGTATGTGTTCAGATCTCATTCTGACAGTGAAGTCCTGATCTATGGGTACATGGAATACGGGAGGACGCTCGTCAATCACCTGAACGGGATCTTTGCGTTTGCGATTTATGACAAAAATGCCGGAACGGTTTTCATCGCCAGAGATCAGCTTGGCGTCAAACCCCTGTACTACTACAACCGGGAAAATATCTTTGCGTTTGCGTCGGAACTGAAGATCTTTAAGGCGATCCCCGGGTTTGATAGGAGTCTTGACGTTCATGCGCTCAGTTATTACCTGCAGGCTCTCTACGGTCCCGGAGAGGTCACTCCGTTCCAGCACGTCAAAAAGCTTCTGCCCGGCCATTATTTGATCTATGACGTGCACAGGCACACCCTTGCGGTGACCCGTTATTATGATGTTTCGTTTCACGTTGAACAGGATACCGTCAGCGAAAAGGAATGGATTGATCGGCTTGACAGTGCGCTGCAGAAGGCAGTCGAGCGGCAACTCATGAGCGACGTACCGTTGGGATACTTTTTGTCGGGCGGCCTGGATTCAAGCCTGGTTGTCGCTATGGCCAAGAAGTTGCTGCCTCAAAGCAGCCTGACATGTTTCACGATCGCAACGGGACCCGAGATGAAAAAGGAGGGTTTTGCTGACGATGAATACTATGCACAAATAGTGGCGAAAGCTCTCGGCGTAAAACTCGAAATCATCCCGGCGCATGTTGACATGCTGGCACAATTTGACAAGATGATCTGGCACCTGGACGAACCGCAGGCCGACCCTGCTCCGATCAGTGTGAATAACATCTGCGACGGTGCGGTACAAAAGGGGATAAAGGTCTTGCTGAGCGGCGCGGGGGGCGATGACGTTTTTACAGGGTATCGCCGGCATCAGGCATTGAACCTGGAAAAATACATCGCAATGATCCCTGGTTTTGCCGCCCGACAGATCCAATCGGCCGCCAAACGCTTGAACAGTTCAAGCCCTCTTGGCAGGCGGATCCAGAAGATTGCCCACGACATTTCCTTGACCAAAGACGAGCGCCTTGCCGGGTATTTCATGTGGCTTGATGACCGAAACATCACATCGTTATATCGAGAAGAACAGAGGGCAGAACTATTGCGGAGGAAAATGCCTAGAGAATACTGGATGGATCTGCTGCGCAGTTTGCCCGCTTCCACCGACGACATCAACAAAATGCTCTATTTAGAGTTGAGGACATTTTTGCCCGATCACAACCTCAATTACTTCGATAAAATGGGCATGGCTTCGAGCGTTGAAATTCGCGTACCTTTCTTAGATATGGAGCTCATCGACCTCGCCGGCAAGATGCCGCCGCATCTGAAGATGGGAGGAAATGTGACAAAATACTTATTACGCAAAGTGGGAGAGAGGTATCTGCCGAAAGAAGTTGTCTATCGGCCTAAGACCGGTTTCGGGGCGCCTGTCCGCCAATGGATCAAGAGCAGCATGAAGCCAATGATCGCCGAGAGATTGTCCGGAGCTTCACTTGATAGATCGGGAATTTTTGACAGCAAGAACGTTCAGCATTTAATACGGCTGAATCTGGAAGGAAAGGTCGACGCAGCGTACACC